Proteins encoded within one genomic window of Amorphoplanes friuliensis DSM 7358:
- a CDS encoding Na+/H+ antiporter subunit A, with amino-acid sequence MLVLLMTHALAAVLAPVLVRRAGRPALYALALVPAAACLWALAQTSRVLDGRPPTERYPWVPQLGAEVALRLTTLPWLMVVLVGGIGAVVLAYSARYFARDDRGLGRFAAVFLAFAGAMAGLVLADDLVVLYVFWELTTVFSYLLIGNDPEHGPSRRAAMQALLVTTVGGLAMLVGFVMLGQHAGTYRLSEIMAAPPPSAGYLGTALALILLGALSKSAIFPFGFWLPAAMTAPTPVSAYLHAASMVKAGIFLIAVLGPAFATDLPWRPMLVIGGLITLISGAWAALRQHDLKLLLAYGTVSQLGLLAVVFGAGNRNAALAGTAMLLAHALFKAALFLVVGIIDHTAGTRDLRELSGLGTRMPVLAVTAALAAASMAGVPPLAGFVGKEAIFAAFTGEPLVLTVLVAGSALTVAYSLRFLWGAFANKPGIEAVKAAPPGWAFVTPAALLAGAGLAAGLAAPVVDRLITGYADEYAAPAYPYHLALWHGPGLPLLLTAVALAAGTVIFLLLRNRAVTPARRGSAYTRVMAGVDRLAVEVTGATQRGSLPFYVGVILVVMVILGGATLLAGTPWPVGVRLWDSPAQAVAGIAVIVAALFAARSRRRLTAMVLVGVSGYGIAVLFVLHGAPDLALTQFLVETVTIVMFVLVLRRLPEEFSARPLAFTRRVRGALALAVGTVTAAMAYAAVGGRQAVPISTEFPDLAVSYGGGTNIVNVALVDIRAWDTMGEISVLVVAATGVASLIFRRTGALERRSAEQGTGRHPAGESAGWLAAGDTPEARRQSIILQVVTRLMFHTVLLFSVYLLFSGHNAIGGGFAGGLVAGLALTVRYLAGGRRELNAAAPVDAGLVLGSGLLVAVGSGVVAMFFGGEVLQSALLDVHLPLLGDLHLATSVFFDVGVYLIVVALVLEILRSLGSELDRQHEREPA; translated from the coding sequence GTGCTCGTTCTGTTGATGACGCATGCCCTGGCGGCGGTGCTGGCGCCTGTTCTGGTGCGACGTGCCGGCCGTCCGGCCCTGTACGCCCTGGCCCTCGTACCGGCCGCCGCCTGCCTCTGGGCCCTGGCCCAGACCTCGCGAGTGCTCGACGGGCGCCCGCCGACCGAACGTTATCCGTGGGTGCCGCAGCTCGGGGCCGAGGTCGCCCTGCGGCTGACGACCCTGCCCTGGCTGATGGTCGTGCTCGTCGGCGGCATCGGTGCGGTCGTGCTCGCGTACAGCGCCCGGTACTTCGCCCGCGACGACCGGGGGCTGGGGCGTTTTGCCGCGGTGTTCCTGGCGTTCGCGGGGGCGATGGCCGGGCTCGTGCTCGCCGACGACCTCGTGGTGCTCTACGTCTTCTGGGAGCTCACCACCGTCTTTTCGTACCTGTTGATCGGCAACGACCCGGAGCACGGGCCGAGCCGGCGCGCGGCGATGCAGGCCCTGCTGGTCACCACCGTCGGCGGGCTGGCGATGCTGGTCGGCTTCGTGATGCTCGGCCAGCACGCCGGCACGTACCGGCTGTCGGAGATCATGGCCGCGCCGCCGCCGTCGGCCGGTTACCTCGGGACGGCGCTCGCGCTGATCCTGCTCGGCGCGCTGTCGAAGTCGGCGATCTTCCCGTTCGGCTTCTGGCTGCCCGCCGCGATGACCGCGCCCACACCGGTGTCGGCCTATCTGCACGCCGCGTCGATGGTCAAGGCCGGGATCTTCCTGATCGCGGTGCTGGGCCCGGCGTTCGCCACCGACCTGCCGTGGCGCCCGATGCTGGTGATCGGCGGTCTGATCACGCTGATCTCGGGGGCGTGGGCGGCGCTGCGGCAGCACGACCTGAAGCTGCTGCTCGCGTACGGGACGGTCAGCCAGCTCGGGCTGCTCGCGGTGGTGTTCGGGGCGGGCAACCGCAACGCCGCGCTGGCCGGGACGGCGATGCTGCTCGCGCACGCGCTGTTCAAGGCGGCGCTGTTCCTCGTCGTCGGCATCATCGACCACACAGCCGGGACCCGTGACCTGCGGGAGCTCAGCGGGCTCGGCACCCGGATGCCCGTCCTGGCGGTGACCGCGGCGCTGGCGGCGGCGTCGATGGCCGGGGTGCCGCCGCTGGCCGGGTTTGTCGGCAAGGAAGCGATCTTCGCGGCCTTCACCGGCGAGCCGCTCGTGCTGACCGTGCTGGTCGCCGGCTCGGCGCTGACGGTCGCCTACAGCCTGCGTTTCCTGTGGGGTGCGTTCGCGAACAAGCCCGGGATCGAGGCGGTCAAGGCGGCACCGCCCGGCTGGGCCTTTGTCACCCCCGCCGCGCTGCTCGCCGGGGCCGGGCTCGCCGCCGGACTCGCCGCCCCGGTCGTCGACCGCCTGATCACCGGGTACGCGGACGAGTACGCCGCTCCCGCGTACCCGTACCACCTGGCGCTGTGGCACGGGCCCGGTCTGCCGCTGCTGCTGACCGCCGTGGCGCTGGCCGCCGGCACCGTGATCTTCCTGCTGCTGCGCAACCGGGCCGTGACACCGGCCCGGCGCGGCTCGGCCTACACCCGCGTGATGGCCGGCGTCGACCGGCTGGCGGTCGAGGTGACCGGTGCGACCCAGCGGGGTTCGCTGCCGTTCTACGTCGGCGTGATCCTCGTCGTGATGGTGATCCTCGGCGGCGCCACCCTGCTCGCCGGCACGCCGTGGCCGGTGGGCGTGCGGCTGTGGGACTCCCCCGCGCAGGCCGTCGCCGGGATCGCCGTCATCGTCGCCGCGCTCTTCGCCGCCCGGTCCCGGCGCCGGCTGACCGCGATGGTCCTGGTCGGCGTCTCCGGGTACGGCATCGCCGTGCTGTTCGTGCTGCACGGCGCACCCGACCTGGCGCTGACCCAGTTCCTCGTCGAGACCGTCACCATCGTGATGTTCGTGCTCGTACTGCGGCGGCTGCCCGAGGAGTTCTCCGCGCGGCCGCTGGCGTTCACCCGCCGGGTGCGCGGTGCCCTGGCCCTCGCGGTCGGCACCGTCACCGCCGCGATGGCGTACGCGGCGGTCGGCGGCCGCCAGGCGGTGCCGATCTCGACGGAGTTCCCGGACCTCGCGGTCTCCTACGGCGGCGGCACCAACATCGTCAACGTGGCGCTGGTCGACATCCGCGCCTGGGACACCATGGGCGAGATCTCCGTCCTGGTGGTCGCCGCGACCGGGGTGGCCAGCCTGATCTTCCGGCGTACCGGTGCCCTGGAACGCCGCAGCGCCGAGCAGGGCACCGGGCGTCACCCGGCCGGGGAATCGGCCGGCTGGCTCGCCGCCGGTGACACGCCGGAGGCCCGGCGGCAGTCGATCATCCTGCAGGTGGTGACACGGCTGATGTTCCACACCGTGCTGCTGTTCTCCGTCTACCTGCTGTTCTCGGGGCACAACGCGATCGGTGGCGGCTTCGCCGGTGGCCTGGTCGCCGGTCTGGCCCTGACCGTCCGCTACCTGGCCGGCGGTCGCCGCGAGCTGAACGCGGCCGCCCCCGTCGACGCCGGGCTGGTGCTCGGCTCGGGGCTGCTCGTCGCCGTCGGCAGCGGGGTGGTCGCGATGTTCTTCGGCGGCGAGGTGCTGCAGAGCGCCCTGCTCGACGTCCACCTGCCCCTGCTCGGCGACCTCCACCTCGCGACCTCGGTCTTCTTCGACGTCGGCGTCTACCTCATCGTCGTCGCCCTGGTCCTGGAGATCCTGCGCAGCCTCGGTTCCGAACTAGACCGACAACACGAAAGGGAGCCGGCATGA
- a CDS encoding Na(+)/H(+) antiporter subunit C: MTPNLLYVIVVGVLFATGVSLLLERSLTRIVMGVILLGNGANLLILLGGKAGGAPIVGATPDAEMSDPLPQIMILTAIVITLGMTAFLLALAYRSWALTGHDEVQDDVEDRRIMRLAEQDEGPGTDDTEAGAPR; this comes from the coding sequence ATGACACCGAATCTGTTGTACGTGATCGTCGTCGGCGTGCTCTTCGCCACGGGGGTGTCGCTTCTGCTCGAACGCAGTCTCACCCGGATCGTGATGGGGGTGATCCTGCTCGGCAACGGCGCCAACCTGCTGATCCTGCTCGGCGGCAAGGCGGGCGGCGCCCCGATCGTCGGCGCGACACCCGACGCCGAGATGAGTGACCCGCTGCCGCAGATCATGATCCTCACGGCCATCGTCATCACCCTGGGCATGACCGCGTTCCTGCTCGCCCTGGCCTATCGCAGCTGGGCGCTGACCGGCCACGACGAGGTGCAGGACGACGTCGAGGACCGCCGCATCATGCGGCTCGCCGAGCAGGACGAGGGCCCCGGCACCGACGACACCGAGGCCGGTGCTCCCCGATGA
- a CDS encoding Na+/H+ antiporter subunit D: protein MTFLVPLPVVMPLIGAALTLMMAGKPRAQRTVSLTVLTGTLLVSIALLVLSTMDGPLVVAVGGWVAPLGIVLVADQLAALMLVVSSAVTVCVLVYSIGQGMADGNEETPLSIYHPTYLILTAGVTNAFLAGDLFNLYVGFEILLVASYVLLTLGGTENRIRAGTTYVVVSLVSSLIFLTAIGLVYAATGTLNLAQLVGRLDALPDSLRLMLQGMLLLAFGIKAAVFPLSAWLPDSYPTAPAPVTAVFAGLLTKIGVYAIIRTETLLFPGGRAANLLMVAALLTMVIGILGAVAQSDIKRLLSFTLISHIGYLLFGVGLSTRLGLASAIFYVVHHITIQTTLFLTAGLIERRGGSTGLERLGGLARLSPLLAGLFFVPALNLAGIPPFSGFIGKIGLLQAGADDGGPLAWSLVAGGVLTSLLTLYAIARVWNLAFWRGPNPALPEASRALLPRLMVAPTLALVVLGVGLTVVAGPLFDISDQAAGYLLERSGYVHAVFPEGP from the coding sequence ATGACCTTCCTCGTCCCGCTACCGGTGGTGATGCCGCTGATCGGCGCGGCCCTGACGCTGATGATGGCCGGCAAGCCGCGCGCCCAGCGCACCGTGAGCCTCACCGTCCTGACCGGCACGCTCCTCGTGTCGATCGCGCTGCTCGTTCTCTCCACGATGGACGGTCCGCTGGTGGTGGCGGTCGGCGGCTGGGTCGCGCCGCTGGGCATCGTGCTGGTCGCCGATCAGCTCGCCGCGTTGATGCTGGTGGTCTCGTCGGCGGTCACGGTCTGCGTGCTCGTCTACTCGATCGGCCAGGGCATGGCCGACGGCAACGAGGAGACACCGCTCTCGATCTACCACCCGACGTACCTGATCCTGACCGCCGGTGTCACCAACGCGTTCCTGGCCGGCGACCTGTTCAACCTCTACGTCGGCTTCGAGATCCTGCTGGTGGCCAGCTACGTGCTGCTCACCCTGGGCGGGACCGAGAACAGGATCCGGGCCGGTACGACGTACGTGGTGGTCAGCCTGGTCTCGTCCCTGATCTTCCTGACCGCCATCGGGCTGGTCTACGCCGCGACCGGCACCCTCAACCTGGCCCAGCTCGTCGGCCGTCTCGACGCGCTGCCCGACAGCCTGCGGCTGATGCTGCAGGGCATGCTGCTGCTCGCGTTCGGCATCAAGGCGGCGGTCTTCCCGCTGTCGGCGTGGCTGCCCGACAGCTATCCCACCGCCCCGGCACCGGTCACGGCCGTCTTCGCCGGTCTGCTCACCAAGATCGGCGTGTACGCGATCATCCGTACCGAGACGCTGCTCTTCCCGGGCGGACGGGCTGCCAATCTGCTGATGGTCGCCGCGTTGCTGACCATGGTGATCGGCATCCTCGGTGCGGTCGCCCAGTCCGACATCAAACGGCTGCTGTCGTTCACCCTGATCAGCCACATCGGTTATCTGCTCTTCGGTGTCGGGCTGTCCACCCGTCTCGGGCTGGCCAGCGCGATCTTCTACGTCGTGCACCACATCACCATCCAGACGACGCTGTTCCTCACCGCGGGGTTGATCGAACGCCGGGGTGGCAGCACCGGTCTCGAACGCCTGGGCGGGCTGGCACGGCTGTCGCCGCTGCTCGCGGGGCTCTTCTTCGTACCGGCGCTGAACCTGGCCGGGATCCCGCCGTTCTCCGGTTTCATCGGCAAGATCGGCCTGCTGCAGGCCGGCGCCGACGACGGCGGCCCGCTCGCCTGGTCCCTGGTCGCCGGTGGTGTCCTGACCAGCCTGCTCACGCTGTACGCGATCGCCCGCGTCTGGAACCTCGCGTTCTGGCGCGGCCCGAACCCGGCCCTGCCGGAGGCCTCGCGCGCTCTGCTACCCCGGCTGATGGTCGCGCCGACGCTGGCGCTGGTCGTGCTGGGTGTGGGCCTGACCGTCGTGGCCGGGCCGCTGTTCGACATCAGCGACCAGGCCGCGGGCTACCTGCTCGAACGCAGCGGATATGTCCACGCCGTCTTCCCGGAGGGGCCATGA
- a CDS encoding Na+/H+ antiporter subunit E, translated as MSTRWQKWRDRLVAAGGLTVIWVLLWGRPTPITIAGGLLVAAVILTVFPLPQVTVAGRINLVGVLRFAGKFLVDLVAASIQIALLAFRFGHVPRSAVIAVRLRAPSDITLTLTAEALSLVPGSLIVEVDREQGVLYVHVLGMRDSSEADGFRQSVLDLEARIVHALGSTADRDRISRKDLAA; from the coding sequence ATGAGCACACGGTGGCAGAAGTGGCGCGACCGCCTGGTCGCCGCAGGAGGCCTGACCGTCATCTGGGTCCTGCTGTGGGGCCGCCCGACCCCGATCACCATCGCCGGTGGGCTGCTGGTCGCCGCGGTGATCCTGACCGTCTTCCCGTTGCCGCAGGTCACCGTGGCCGGCCGGATCAACCTGGTGGGGGTGCTGCGGTTCGCCGGGAAGTTCCTGGTGGACCTGGTCGCGGCCAGCATCCAGATCGCGCTGCTGGCGTTCCGCTTCGGTCACGTGCCGCGCAGCGCCGTCATCGCCGTCCGGCTCCGGGCGCCGTCCGACATCACCCTGACCCTGACCGCCGAGGCCCTGTCGCTGGTGCCCGGCAGCCTCATCGTCGAGGTCGACCGCGAGCAGGGCGTGCTCTACGTCCACGTCCTGGGGATGCGCGACAGCAGCGAGGCCGACGGCTTCCGGCAGAGCGTCCTCGACCTGGAGGCCCGCATCGTCCACGCCCTCGGCTCCACCGCCGACCGGGACCGGATCTCACGGAAGGACCTCGCCGCATGA
- a CDS encoding monovalent cation/H+ antiporter complex subunit F, with protein sequence MTAVAAVITVLLAAGTALTMVRVIRGPSTLDRIVATDVLLAIVVVAIACVAAITRDATALPILAVLSILGFTGSVSVARFATRKAAGHPSPDPPLDRVSPPDREPALDRQPALDRQPALDRQPALDRESP encoded by the coding sequence ATGACCGCCGTAGCCGCCGTCATCACCGTCCTGCTGGCCGCCGGGACGGCCCTGACCATGGTCCGGGTGATCCGCGGACCGTCGACGCTGGACCGGATCGTGGCCACCGACGTCCTGCTCGCCATTGTCGTCGTGGCCATCGCCTGCGTGGCCGCCATCACCCGCGACGCGACGGCCCTGCCGATCCTGGCGGTGCTCTCCATCCTCGGGTTCACGGGCTCGGTAAGCGTCGCCCGCTTCGCCACCCGCAAGGCCGCCGGTCACCCTTCCCCGGATCCCCCGCTCGACCGGGTGTCACCGCCCGACCGGGAGCCGGCGCTCGACCGGCAGCCGGCGCTCGACCGGCAGCCGGCGCTCGACCGGCAGCCGGCGCTCGACCGGGAGTCGCCGTGA
- the mnhG gene encoding monovalent cation/H(+) antiporter subunit G translates to MTAALDVIAAVCLVAGALLSLAAGVALVRFPDLLSRMHAATKPQVLGLLLVLLGCGLRLRDTVDTTTLLLVAVFQLGTAPVAAHMIGRAGYRAGQARADLLLLDELAERADRVNPATSHPRTPAETTAAPPSGRVSDRTR, encoded by the coding sequence GTGACTGCCGCGCTCGACGTCATCGCCGCTGTCTGCCTGGTGGCGGGCGCTCTGCTGAGCCTGGCCGCCGGGGTCGCCCTGGTGCGCTTCCCGGACCTGCTGTCGCGGATGCACGCGGCCACCAAACCGCAGGTGCTCGGGCTGCTGCTCGTGCTGCTCGGCTGCGGCCTGCGGCTGCGCGACACGGTCGACACCACGACGCTGCTGCTGGTCGCAGTGTTCCAGCTCGGCACCGCACCGGTGGCCGCCCACATGATCGGCCGGGCGGGCTACCGCGCCGGTCAGGCCCGCGCCGACCTGCTGCTGCTCGACGAACTGGCCGAGCGCGCCGACCGCGTCAACCCAGCAACGTCGCACCCTCGAACACCAGCGGAGACCACCGCGGCGCCCCCGTCCGGCCGTGTCTCGGATCGCACCCGATGA
- a CDS encoding metallophosphoesterase has protein sequence MTRIVVVGDVGGCVTHLAEAMAGVVEDEDTVVVQVGDLVDRGPDSTGVLRFVAERLATAPRRWIQLIGNHEEQYLDGEVFWPEPISDEDTQLLRSWWLRDRIRVAAALRTADGEEFLLTHAALTVDAWNELGAPVTAGTAADLLNTRPEELLRDERGPLWAEAGSDVYESWLRAGVPPPFGQVHGHSTIVDFPTRTWRCGERIRQRSTVDWDARHTVTRIGGARFIGCDPRHGRTGAPRWSPLVFEGATLLG, from the coding sequence ATGACGCGGATCGTGGTGGTCGGGGACGTCGGCGGCTGCGTGACGCACCTCGCCGAGGCGATGGCCGGTGTGGTCGAGGACGAGGACACCGTGGTCGTGCAGGTCGGGGATCTGGTCGACCGCGGACCCGACAGCACGGGTGTGCTGCGGTTCGTCGCCGAGCGGCTCGCCACCGCGCCGCGCCGGTGGATTCAGCTCATCGGCAACCACGAGGAGCAGTACCTCGACGGGGAAGTGTTCTGGCCCGAACCGATCAGCGACGAGGACACGCAGCTGCTGCGTTCGTGGTGGTTGCGCGACCGGATCCGGGTGGCCGCCGCGCTGCGGACCGCCGATGGTGAGGAGTTTCTGCTGACCCATGCGGCCCTGACCGTCGACGCCTGGAACGAGCTGGGTGCGCCGGTGACCGCGGGCACGGCGGCGGACCTGCTCAACACGCGACCCGAGGAGCTGCTCCGCGACGAGCGCGGGCCGCTCTGGGCCGAGGCCGGTTCCGACGTGTACGAGTCGTGGCTGCGCGCCGGGGTGCCGCCACCGTTCGGTCAGGTGCACGGTCATTCGACGATCGTCGACTTCCCCACGCGTACCTGGAGGTGTGGTGAACGGATCCGGCAGCGATCCACCGTGGACTGGGACGCCCGGCACACGGTGACGCGGATCGGTGGCGCCCGGTTCATCGGGTGCGATCCGAGACACGGCCGGACGGGGGCGCCGCGGTGGTCTCCGCTGGTGTTCGAGGGTGCGACGTTGCTGGGTTGA
- a CDS encoding DUF6403 family protein: MAGDPSNAYGAAVLSLSWVVWAVGAGVLVAAGFAAVVVPRLRAGALSRRTGWSGARAAIGTASVSRDACPVTVTEAEQLLSRAELIVAGRGGSAAARTAAECARQADRLWREAARG, encoded by the coding sequence GTGGCCGGTGACCCCTCGAACGCGTACGGAGCTGCTGTTTTGTCGTTGTCCTGGGTGGTGTGGGCGGTCGGCGCCGGGGTGCTGGTCGCCGCCGGGTTTGCCGCTGTGGTGGTGCCGCGGCTGCGGGCGGGCGCGCTCTCCCGGCGTACGGGATGGTCCGGGGCACGGGCCGCGATCGGGACAGCGAGCGTGAGCCGCGACGCCTGTCCCGTCACGGTGACCGAGGCGGAGCAGTTGCTGAGCCGGGCCGAACTGATCGTCGCCGGGCGTGGCGGGAGCGCCGCGGCGCGGACCGCCGCCGAGTGCGCGCGGCAGGCCGACAGGCTGTGGCGGGAGGCCGCTCGTGGCTGA
- a CDS encoding HAD family hydrolase, translated as MPPPPLTCVLFDFAWTLFAGDPDTWVRGAAQAIGRPVADGEPAAISAAYMDRLRTTATDPAHLARDLDPSVYDAAISVVLTGIPGVTPDFAAALAATHMTSLAPYADVASTFKTLKTLGVRIGVVSNIGCDLRPAFTRNGLDGFVDAFVLSYEVGFVKPDPAIWKAALHALRADPAETVMVGDHPAGDGGAVVAGIAALVLPQVASPLEPRGLDHVVALVHGRARKS; from the coding sequence ATGCCGCCGCCACCGCTGACCTGTGTGCTCTTCGACTTCGCCTGGACGCTCTTCGCCGGCGACCCCGACACCTGGGTACGCGGTGCCGCGCAAGCGATCGGGCGGCCGGTCGCCGACGGTGAACCCGCGGCCATCAGCGCGGCGTACATGGATCGCCTGCGGACAACAGCGACCGATCCGGCCCACCTCGCCCGGGACCTCGACCCGTCGGTCTACGACGCGGCCATCTCGGTCGTGCTCACCGGCATCCCCGGTGTGACGCCGGACTTCGCGGCCGCGCTCGCCGCGACCCACATGACGAGCCTCGCGCCCTACGCCGACGTCGCCTCGACCTTCAAGACCCTCAAAACCCTGGGCGTACGCATCGGCGTCGTGAGCAACATCGGCTGCGATCTGCGGCCGGCGTTCACCCGCAACGGGCTCGACGGGTTCGTCGACGCTTTTGTGCTGTCGTACGAGGTGGGCTTCGTGAAACCGGACCCGGCTATCTGGAAGGCGGCGCTGCACGCGCTGCGGGCCGACCCGGCCGAGACGGTGATGGTGGGAGACCACCCGGCCGGGGACGGGGGTGCGGTCGTCGCCGGCATCGCGGCGCTCGTGCTGCCGCAGGTCGCGTCACCGCTGGAACCACGCGGGCTCGATCACGTCGTCGCGCTCGTGCACGGGCGCGCCCGGAAATCCTGA
- a CDS encoding LysR substrate-binding domain-containing protein has protein sequence MSSLPRQSTRDSSRRSGSPIRAVPDAVSSARIELRQLRYLVTLAEELHFGRAAAREHIVPSALSAQVQRLERAVGVLLVDRTTRHVALTPAGARFLIEARQILEHVDRAAFLAQGMALAAPTLRVGVLDEGYDAVRPVLRAVQARHPELEIHQVLAGVPEQCRLLADGRLDVGIGRLPGTAPEIAAEMFRLDPLGVLIPDEHPLARLPHIPVSALRDETLLLADEEQAPEFNAFVAEVCRSAGFFPKLFSGSVQTLRAAVDLVVQGRCVLCTSASTAGISHGTDLTWRPLGPSVPRYPWSILWRAQDPSRYAVALVHTARELSAERGWREAAGERAS, from the coding sequence ATGAGCAGCCTGCCCCGCCAGTCGACGCGCGACAGCAGCCGGCGGTCCGGAAGCCCGATCCGGGCCGTCCCCGACGCGGTCAGCAGCGCCCGCATCGAGCTGCGCCAGCTGCGCTACCTGGTGACGCTCGCCGAGGAGCTGCACTTCGGCCGGGCCGCTGCCCGCGAGCACATCGTGCCCTCGGCGCTCAGCGCCCAGGTCCAGCGTCTCGAGCGCGCCGTCGGCGTTCTGCTGGTCGACCGCACCACCCGGCACGTCGCGCTGACCCCCGCCGGTGCCCGTTTCCTCATCGAGGCCCGCCAGATCCTCGAGCACGTCGACCGCGCGGCCTTCCTCGCCCAGGGCATGGCCCTGGCGGCGCCGACCCTCCGCGTCGGCGTCCTCGACGAGGGCTACGACGCCGTACGCCCGGTGCTGCGCGCGGTGCAGGCCCGCCACCCCGAGCTGGAGATCCACCAGGTGCTGGCCGGTGTCCCCGAGCAGTGCCGCCTGCTCGCCGACGGCCGCCTCGACGTCGGCATCGGCCGCCTGCCGGGCACCGCACCGGAGATCGCCGCCGAGATGTTCCGCCTCGACCCGCTCGGTGTCCTGATCCCCGACGAGCACCCGCTCGCCCGCCTGCCGCACATCCCGGTGTCCGCGCTGCGCGACGAGACCCTGCTGCTGGCCGACGAGGAACAGGCCCCGGAGTTCAACGCCTTCGTCGCCGAGGTGTGCCGGTCCGCCGGCTTCTTCCCGAAACTCTTCTCCGGCAGCGTCCAGACCCTGCGCGCGGCGGTCGACCTGGTGGTCCAGGGACGCTGCGTCCTCTGCACCTCCGCCTCCACCGCGGGCATCTCCCACGGCACGGACCTGACGTGGCGCCCGCTCGGCCCCTCGGTTCCCCGTTACCCCTGGTCCATCCTGTGGCGAGCCCAGGACCCTTCCCGGTACGCCGTCGCCCTCGTCCACACGGCCCGCGAACTCTCCGCCGAACGCGGCTGGCGCGAAGCCGCCGGCGAACGCGCCAGCTGA